A portion of the Carassius carassius chromosome 42, fCarCar2.1, whole genome shotgun sequence genome contains these proteins:
- the LOC132124160 gene encoding rho GTPase-activating protein 29-like isoform X5, producing the protein MGSVVVGVNFKEVNEDNKQTLFSEIYTSIDKLAFTFGNVVSDFLMGDVENGSALGLPQACRSRSFENLTVESSGCGPEKDDPPGPSPPARVEEMDGALLRSDSGVESALLYAKAWSKYTKELLAWVDKRLNMDIECAKSYAKMAESAKTLAFQQEHMPFRDIYLSAFKNDIEYSQLIMQTTAALQSNKFMQPLQARKTELDKLRKEVKEQWQREQKKMHEAESALKKARLLQTQRQEEYEKARCSTNRVEEDQIGMAGGKLLEKRRKLEEEALQKAEEAQEHYKQCITDVGVKRVDLANTKSEILTQIRELVFQCDLTLKAVTVNWFQMQQVQVVSLPVNFQSLCENTKLYEPGLCYTEFVKSLPSDRTRVESFSFDICGTQNTGLPLSKRVIISGHSPQLHLSQASLTPGDFLSADDVESHVQARTGKMTGRRSNSSTDIQALKIQGPFRVWRTSSQGGGMCSDSESAGGSSESRSLDSPTASPGDFKRRLPRTPSTGTMSSADDLDEREPPSPSDNGLSEMITEAASSPGPFRNTQMSKAAQTHKLRKLRAPSKCRECDSLVVFLGAECEECSLACHKKCLETLAIQCGHKKLQGKLHLFAIDFAQAAKNSPDGIPFIIKKCTSEIENRALNIKGIYRVNGAKSRVEKLCQAFENGKDLVELSDLYPHDISNVLKLYLRQLPEPLILFRFYNDFIGLAKESQSIIVDEVEASGGNPAPDSSQVSVELKRVLFKIKDLLCQLPSAHYKTLQFLIQHLHRVTERADENKMTASNLGIIFGPTLIKPRQADTEVSLSSLVDYPYQALMVELLIRHYEMIFDTPLSPLPPSSPVAESSPLPIKSRFTPQEKKQQLSRHSKSLVDIKEQPKAKTYKRYSSVIPSTHLMDEVKEGKIRSDKDFAAVDDTVDINKFLSSSVPEMRNSPGLSRRNHVTRVQLRPPRPKLISRPISMPAERLLNLAKVDECNVKNAVEEDDNNGGNPVIEEVSEEEKPKYRAGNHYRKSYIDTQTLRRTWDKQYKHHDITPKTFVFTTDCPSDSGTNDASVHTTSLTSSSFSEHTKTPSTVLANRPYTIAVRPGRTLRREGNVNEYCPVPTSFRPPRTLQPPPGTFYKPPGSRTKSLTEVELKTSKATANSTEEEEEDDDDDDDDEDEEEGEEGFGVEVSVDEPEPDLDAEPSPEPDAQDTDPLPLHQSPSSSSEELGQNETKPVYQRLRSRRMQDLEHREAHFV; encoded by the exons ATGGGAAGTGTGGTTGTCG GTGTGAACTTCAAGGAAGTGAATGAAGACAATAAGCAGACACTCTTTTCTGAGATCTACACTTCCATAGATAAATTGGCCTTCACGTTTGGCAATGT AGTGTCTGACTTCCTTATGGGAGATGTAGAGAACGGCTCAGCCTTGGGGCTTCCTCAGGCCTGCAGGAGCAGG TCTTTTGAAAACCTGACGGTGGAGTCCAGTGGATGTGGGCCGGAAAAAGATGACCCTCCAG GTCCCTCTCCACCCGCTCGGGTGGAGGAGATGGATGGAGCTTTGCTCCGTAGTGACAGCGGGGTGGAGTCGGCCCTGCTTTATGCCAAAGCCTGGTCAAAATATACAAAGGAGCTCCTGGCCTGGGtggacaaacgtcttaatatgg ACATTGAGTGTGCAAAGAGCTATGCGAAGATGGCTGAATCTGCAAAGACACTAGCATTTCAACAG GAGCACATGCCATTCCGGGATATTTACCTCTCTGCCTTCAAGAACGATATTGAATACAGTCAGTTGATCATGCAAACCACAGCTGCTCTACAGTCCAACAAATTCATGCAG CCTCTGCAAGCTCGAAAGACTGAGCTAGATAAGCTGAGGAAGGAGGTGAAGGAACAATGGCAGAGAGAGCAGAAGAAAATG CATGAAGCAGAAAGTGCGCTGAAGAAGGCGCGGCTCCtgcagacacagagacaggaagaGTACGAGAAAGCACGCTGCTCCACCAATCGAGTGGAGGAGGATCAGATCGGAATGGCTGGAGGAAAACTGCTGGAGAAGAGACGAAAACTGGAGGAGGAAGCTCTGCAGAAG GCAGAGGAAGCCCAAGAACATTATAAGCAGTGCATCACAGATGTCGGGGTGAAGAGAGTGGACCTGGCCAACACCAAGAGCGAGATTCTTACTCAGATTCGAGAGCTTGTGTTTCAGTGCGACCTGACCCTGAAAGCA GTGACCGTGAACTGGTTTCAGATGCAGCAGGTGCAGGTGGTTTCCCTGCCTGTGAATTTCCAGTCGCTATGCGAGAACACTAAACTATATGAACCGGGTCTGTGTTACACTGAATTTGTGAAGAGCCTTCCCTCTGACAGGACCAGGGTGGAATCGTTCTCCTTTGACATCTGTGGGACACAGAACACAGG GTTGCCCCTCTCGAAACGAGTGATAATTAGCGGTCACTCACCCCAACTTCACTTGTCCCAGGCGTCTCTCACACCTGGAGACTTCCTGAGCGCAGATGATGTGGAGAGTCACGTCCAAGCACGCACCGGAAAGATGACAGGCAGACGCTCAAACAGCAGTACAGATATTCAAG CTCTGAAGATCCAAGGTCCGTTCCGGGTCTGGAGGACCAGCAGTCAGGGTGGAGGCATGTGCAGTGACTCTGAGAGCGCTGGAGGAAGCAGTGAATCTCGCTCTTTGGACTCCCCTACAGCAAGCCCAG GTGATTTTAAGAGAAGGCTTCCCAGAACCCCATCTACAGGCACAATGTCTTCAGCAGATGATCTGGATGAGAGAGAACCACCATCACCTTCAGATAATG GTCTGAGTGAAATGATAACGGAGGCAGCCAGCTCTCCTGGACCCTTCCGCAACACACAGATGTCTAAAGCGGCACAGACGCACAAGCTGAGGAAGCTCCGTGCACCATCAAAGTGCAGGGAGTGCGATAGTCTTGTGGTATTTCTCGGTGCTGAATGCGAGGAA TGTTCTCTTGCTTGTCATAAGAAGTGTTTGGAAACTCTTGCCATCCAGTGTGGGCACAAAAAGCTACAGGGAAAACTGCATCTGTTTGCTATCGACTTTGCTCAGGCAGCCAAGAACAGTCCTGATGGAATCCCCTTCATCATCAAAAAATGCACCTCGGAGATCGAAAATAGGGCTCTGAACATCAAG ggAATTTACCGTGTTAACGGTGCCAAATCTCGGGTGGAGAAGCTTTGTCAGGCCTTCGAGAACGGCAAAGACCTGGTGGAGCTTTCGGATCTCTACCCTCACGATATCAGCAACGTCCTCAAACTCTACCTACGACAG CTCCCAGAGCCCCTGATTCTTTTCCGATTCTATAACGACTTCATCGGATTGGCCAAAGAGAGTCAGAGTATCATTGTTGACGAGGTAGAGGCGTCAGGAGGAAATCCCGCCCCAGACAGCTCGCAGGTCAGCGTAGAGCTCAAGCGGGTCCTCTTCAAGATCAAAGACCTGCTGTGTCAGCTTCCTTCAGCCCACTACAAAACCCTGCAGTTCCTTATTCAGCACTTGCACAG GGTAACAGAAAGGGCTGATGAGAACAAGATGACTGCCAGTAATCTGGGCATCATTTTTGGACCCACACTGATCAAGCCCCGACAGGCTGATACAGAGGTCTCCCTGTCCTCTCTGGTGGACTACCCCTACCAGGCCCTGATGGTGGAGCTTTTGATCCGCCATTATGAGATGATCTTCGATACTCCTCTGAGTCCTCTTCCACCTTCCTCCCCTGTAGCAGAGAGCTCTCCACTCCCCATAAAATCACGCTTCACCCCACAAGAGAAGAAGCAACAGCTTAGCCGACATTCAAAGTCCCTGGTGGACATTAAGGAG CAGCCAAAAGCTAAGACGTATAAAAGATATTCCTCCGTAATACCTTCTACACACCTGATGGATGAGGTGAAAGAGGGTAAGATAAGGTCTGACAAAGACTTTGCTGCAG TAGATGATACAGTGGACATCAACAAGTTCCTATCATCAAGCGTTCCTGAAATGCGAAACTCGCCTGGTCTTAGTCGCCGTAACCACGTCACCAGAGTTCAACTTCGGCCTCCGAGACCCAAGCTGATCTCTCGACCGATCAGCATGCCAGCTGAGCGGCTCCTCAACCTCGCCAAGGTGGATGAATGTAACGTGAAGAACGCCGTGGAGGAGGATGACAACAACGGTGGAAATCCTGTCATTGAGGAGGTGTCCGAAGAGGAGAAGCCCAAGTACAGAGCGGGAAACCATTACAGGAAATCTTACATCGATACGCAGACACTAAGGCGGACTTGGGACAAGCAATATAAGCATCATGACATCACTCCGAAGACCTTCGTGTTTACGACCGACTGTCCTTCTGATTCCGGGACCAATGATGCCAGCGTTCATACCACTTCTCTTACGTCTTCGTCTTTCTCAGAACACACCAAAACCCCCAGCACCGTTCTTGCTAACAGACCCTACACCATTGCTGTGAGGCCTGGACGGACTTTACGTAGGGAAGGTAATGTTAACGAGTATTGCCCCGTTCCCACATCCTTCAGGCCTCCCAGAACTCTGCAACCTCCTCCTGGAACGTTCTACAAACCTCCAGGTAGCCGAACCAAATCATTAACAGAGGTTGAGCTTAAGACTAGTAAAGCGACTGCAAACAGcactgaggaagaagaggaggatgacgatgatgatgatgatgatgaggatgaggaggagggggaGGAAGGGTTTGGGGTGGAAGTCTCAGTTGATGAGCCTGAGCCAGATTTGGACGCAGAACCATCACCAGAGCCGGATGCCCAGGATACGGACCCACTCCCACTCCACCAGTCTCCCAGCTCCAGTTCGGAGGAGCTCGGACAAAACGAGACCAAACCCGTATATCAGAGACTCAGATCGCGCCGCATGCAGGATCTCGAACACAGGGAGGCTCATTTTGTTTGA
- the LOC132124160 gene encoding rho GTPase-activating protein 29-like isoform X6: MGDVENGSALGLPQACRSRSFENLTVESSGCGPEKDDPPGPSPPARVEEMDGALLRSDSGVESALLYAKAWSKYTKELLAWVDKRLNMDIECAKSYAKMAESAKTLAFQQEHMPFRDIYLSAFKNDIEYSQLIMQTTAALQSNKFMQPLQARKTELDKLRKEVKEQWQREQKKMHEAESALKKARLLQTQRQEEYEKARCSTNRVEEDQIGMAGGKLLEKRRKLEEEALQKAEEAQEHYKQCITDVGVKRVDLANTKSEILTQIRELVFQCDLTLKAVTVNWFQMQQVQVVSLPVNFQSLCENTKLYEPGLCYTEFVKSLPSDRTRVESFSFDICGTQNTGLPLSKRVIISGHSPQLHLSQASLTPGDFLSADDVESHVQARTGKMTGRRSNSSTDIQALKIQGPFRVWRTSSQGGGMCSDSESAGGSSESRSLDSPTASPGDFKRRLPRTPSTGTMSSADDLDEREPPSPSDNGLSEMITEAASSPGPFRNTQMSKAAQTHKLRKLRAPSKCRECDSLVVFLGAECEECSLACHKKCLETLAIQCGHKKLQGKLHLFAIDFAQAAKNSPDGIPFIIKKCTSEIENRALNIKGIYRVNGAKSRVEKLCQAFENGKDLVELSDLYPHDISNVLKLYLRQLPEPLILFRFYNDFIGLAKESQSIIVDEVEASGGNPAPDSSQVSVELKRVLFKIKDLLCQLPSAHYKTLQFLIQHLHRVTERADENKMTASNLGIIFGPTLIKPRQADTEVSLSSLVDYPYQALMVELLIRHYEMIFDTPLSPLPPSSPVAESSPLPIKSRFTPQEKKQQLSRHSKSLVDIKEQPKAKTYKRYSSVIPSTHLMDEVKEGKIRSDKDFAAVDDTVDINKFLSSSVPEMRNSPGLSRRNHVTRVQLRPPRPKLISRPISMPAERLLNLAKVDECNVKNAVEEDDNNGGNPVIEEVSEEEKPKYRAGNHYRKSYIDTQTLRRTWDKQYKHHDITPKTFVFTTDCPSDSGTNDASVHTTSLTSSSFSEHTKTPSTVLANRPYTIAVRPGRTLRREGNVNEYCPVPTSFRPPRTLQPPPGTFYKPPGSRTKSLTEVELKTSKATANSTEEEEEDDDDDDDDEDEEEGEEGFGVEVSVDEPEPDLDAEPSPEPDAQDTDPLPLHQSPSSSSEELGQNETKPVYQRLRSRRMQDLEHREAHFV; the protein is encoded by the exons ATGGGAGATGTAGAGAACGGCTCAGCCTTGGGGCTTCCTCAGGCCTGCAGGAGCAGG TCTTTTGAAAACCTGACGGTGGAGTCCAGTGGATGTGGGCCGGAAAAAGATGACCCTCCAG GTCCCTCTCCACCCGCTCGGGTGGAGGAGATGGATGGAGCTTTGCTCCGTAGTGACAGCGGGGTGGAGTCGGCCCTGCTTTATGCCAAAGCCTGGTCAAAATATACAAAGGAGCTCCTGGCCTGGGtggacaaacgtcttaatatgg ACATTGAGTGTGCAAAGAGCTATGCGAAGATGGCTGAATCTGCAAAGACACTAGCATTTCAACAG GAGCACATGCCATTCCGGGATATTTACCTCTCTGCCTTCAAGAACGATATTGAATACAGTCAGTTGATCATGCAAACCACAGCTGCTCTACAGTCCAACAAATTCATGCAG CCTCTGCAAGCTCGAAAGACTGAGCTAGATAAGCTGAGGAAGGAGGTGAAGGAACAATGGCAGAGAGAGCAGAAGAAAATG CATGAAGCAGAAAGTGCGCTGAAGAAGGCGCGGCTCCtgcagacacagagacaggaagaGTACGAGAAAGCACGCTGCTCCACCAATCGAGTGGAGGAGGATCAGATCGGAATGGCTGGAGGAAAACTGCTGGAGAAGAGACGAAAACTGGAGGAGGAAGCTCTGCAGAAG GCAGAGGAAGCCCAAGAACATTATAAGCAGTGCATCACAGATGTCGGGGTGAAGAGAGTGGACCTGGCCAACACCAAGAGCGAGATTCTTACTCAGATTCGAGAGCTTGTGTTTCAGTGCGACCTGACCCTGAAAGCA GTGACCGTGAACTGGTTTCAGATGCAGCAGGTGCAGGTGGTTTCCCTGCCTGTGAATTTCCAGTCGCTATGCGAGAACACTAAACTATATGAACCGGGTCTGTGTTACACTGAATTTGTGAAGAGCCTTCCCTCTGACAGGACCAGGGTGGAATCGTTCTCCTTTGACATCTGTGGGACACAGAACACAGG GTTGCCCCTCTCGAAACGAGTGATAATTAGCGGTCACTCACCCCAACTTCACTTGTCCCAGGCGTCTCTCACACCTGGAGACTTCCTGAGCGCAGATGATGTGGAGAGTCACGTCCAAGCACGCACCGGAAAGATGACAGGCAGACGCTCAAACAGCAGTACAGATATTCAAG CTCTGAAGATCCAAGGTCCGTTCCGGGTCTGGAGGACCAGCAGTCAGGGTGGAGGCATGTGCAGTGACTCTGAGAGCGCTGGAGGAAGCAGTGAATCTCGCTCTTTGGACTCCCCTACAGCAAGCCCAG GTGATTTTAAGAGAAGGCTTCCCAGAACCCCATCTACAGGCACAATGTCTTCAGCAGATGATCTGGATGAGAGAGAACCACCATCACCTTCAGATAATG GTCTGAGTGAAATGATAACGGAGGCAGCCAGCTCTCCTGGACCCTTCCGCAACACACAGATGTCTAAAGCGGCACAGACGCACAAGCTGAGGAAGCTCCGTGCACCATCAAAGTGCAGGGAGTGCGATAGTCTTGTGGTATTTCTCGGTGCTGAATGCGAGGAA TGTTCTCTTGCTTGTCATAAGAAGTGTTTGGAAACTCTTGCCATCCAGTGTGGGCACAAAAAGCTACAGGGAAAACTGCATCTGTTTGCTATCGACTTTGCTCAGGCAGCCAAGAACAGTCCTGATGGAATCCCCTTCATCATCAAAAAATGCACCTCGGAGATCGAAAATAGGGCTCTGAACATCAAG ggAATTTACCGTGTTAACGGTGCCAAATCTCGGGTGGAGAAGCTTTGTCAGGCCTTCGAGAACGGCAAAGACCTGGTGGAGCTTTCGGATCTCTACCCTCACGATATCAGCAACGTCCTCAAACTCTACCTACGACAG CTCCCAGAGCCCCTGATTCTTTTCCGATTCTATAACGACTTCATCGGATTGGCCAAAGAGAGTCAGAGTATCATTGTTGACGAGGTAGAGGCGTCAGGAGGAAATCCCGCCCCAGACAGCTCGCAGGTCAGCGTAGAGCTCAAGCGGGTCCTCTTCAAGATCAAAGACCTGCTGTGTCAGCTTCCTTCAGCCCACTACAAAACCCTGCAGTTCCTTATTCAGCACTTGCACAG GGTAACAGAAAGGGCTGATGAGAACAAGATGACTGCCAGTAATCTGGGCATCATTTTTGGACCCACACTGATCAAGCCCCGACAGGCTGATACAGAGGTCTCCCTGTCCTCTCTGGTGGACTACCCCTACCAGGCCCTGATGGTGGAGCTTTTGATCCGCCATTATGAGATGATCTTCGATACTCCTCTGAGTCCTCTTCCACCTTCCTCCCCTGTAGCAGAGAGCTCTCCACTCCCCATAAAATCACGCTTCACCCCACAAGAGAAGAAGCAACAGCTTAGCCGACATTCAAAGTCCCTGGTGGACATTAAGGAG CAGCCAAAAGCTAAGACGTATAAAAGATATTCCTCCGTAATACCTTCTACACACCTGATGGATGAGGTGAAAGAGGGTAAGATAAGGTCTGACAAAGACTTTGCTGCAG TAGATGATACAGTGGACATCAACAAGTTCCTATCATCAAGCGTTCCTGAAATGCGAAACTCGCCTGGTCTTAGTCGCCGTAACCACGTCACCAGAGTTCAACTTCGGCCTCCGAGACCCAAGCTGATCTCTCGACCGATCAGCATGCCAGCTGAGCGGCTCCTCAACCTCGCCAAGGTGGATGAATGTAACGTGAAGAACGCCGTGGAGGAGGATGACAACAACGGTGGAAATCCTGTCATTGAGGAGGTGTCCGAAGAGGAGAAGCCCAAGTACAGAGCGGGAAACCATTACAGGAAATCTTACATCGATACGCAGACACTAAGGCGGACTTGGGACAAGCAATATAAGCATCATGACATCACTCCGAAGACCTTCGTGTTTACGACCGACTGTCCTTCTGATTCCGGGACCAATGATGCCAGCGTTCATACCACTTCTCTTACGTCTTCGTCTTTCTCAGAACACACCAAAACCCCCAGCACCGTTCTTGCTAACAGACCCTACACCATTGCTGTGAGGCCTGGACGGACTTTACGTAGGGAAGGTAATGTTAACGAGTATTGCCCCGTTCCCACATCCTTCAGGCCTCCCAGAACTCTGCAACCTCCTCCTGGAACGTTCTACAAACCTCCAGGTAGCCGAACCAAATCATTAACAGAGGTTGAGCTTAAGACTAGTAAAGCGACTGCAAACAGcactgaggaagaagaggaggatgacgatgatgatgatgatgatgaggatgaggaggagggggaGGAAGGGTTTGGGGTGGAAGTCTCAGTTGATGAGCCTGAGCCAGATTTGGACGCAGAACCATCACCAGAGCCGGATGCCCAGGATACGGACCCACTCCCACTCCACCAGTCTCCCAGCTCCAGTTCGGAGGAGCTCGGACAAAACGAGACCAAACCCGTATATCAGAGACTCAGATCGCGCCGCATGCAGGATCTCGAACACAGGGAGGCTCATTTTGTTTGA